Proteins encoded by one window of Xylella fastidiosa:
- the ubiG gene encoding bifunctional 2-polyprenyl-6-hydroxyphenol methylase/3-demethylubiquinol 3-O-methyltransferase UbiG, protein MPSSYDRVSKNYRQSELDKFASFTSGWWDPHGPQKPLHALNPVRLDYISKRVSLSGARVLDVGCGGGLLSEALARQGAHVTAIDLVPELIKVARLHGLESGIQVDYRIQAIEDLLAEQPAPFDAIACMEMLEHVPDPAAIVDACAHLLKPGGRLFVSTINRTLAAFMLAVVGAEYVVRLLPKGTHQYKDFIRPAELAAWLRHAGLHLEDVSGMRYEPWRNRARLTARTDINYLACAISPEASHATE, encoded by the coding sequence ATGCCCTCCTCATATGACCGTGTTTCCAAGAATTACCGCCAAAGTGAACTGGATAAATTCGCATCCTTCACCAGTGGTTGGTGGGATCCACACGGCCCCCAGAAACCCTTACATGCCTTGAATCCGGTCCGTTTGGATTACATCAGCAAGCGTGTGTCCCTGTCTGGTGCCCGTGTCCTTGATGTCGGTTGCGGTGGCGGACTGTTGAGTGAAGCCCTGGCGCGCCAAGGCGCACACGTCACCGCCATTGACCTGGTTCCAGAACTGATTAAGGTCGCCCGTCTGCATGGTTTGGAATCGGGGATCCAGGTCGACTACCGCATCCAGGCCATTGAAGACCTGCTTGCTGAACAACCGGCCCCGTTTGATGCCATCGCCTGCATGGAAATGCTTGAGCATGTCCCTGATCCTGCGGCGATTGTGGACGCCTGCGCCCACCTCTTAAAACCCGGAGGCAGATTGTTTGTGTCCACAATCAACCGGACCCTGGCTGCATTCATGCTGGCCGTGGTGGGTGCTGAATATGTGGTGCGTCTCTTGCCTAAAGGCACCCACCAGTACAAAGACTTCATCAGACCAGCTGAACTGGCCGCTTGGTTGCGTCACGCAGGACTGCATTTGGAAGATGTCAGCGGCATGCGGTACGAGCCGTGGCGCAATCGTGCCCGGCTTACCGCTCGCACTGACATCAACTATCTTGCTTGCGCCATCTCCCCTGAGGCTTCGCATGCCACTGAATGA
- a CDS encoding phosphoglycolate phosphatase — translation MPLNEVSGNAFPRTVLFDLDGTLLDSAPDMLATANAMLAARGRAPITLMQLRPVISRGTFRIIAVAFPELDAAAIQGLIPEFLQRYEALIGSVSKPFDGVEMMLHALECAGTVWGIVTNKPEFLARLILPLLGWTSRCAVLIGGDTLAERKPHPLPLLTAAERIGVMPTDCVYVGDDVRDIQAARAAGMPSMVALWGYRSHEDNPMTWQADTLVEQPHLLSRPDVWPST, via the coding sequence ATGCCACTGAATGAAGTGTCCGGCAACGCCTTCCCCCGTACCGTGTTGTTTGATTTGGATGGCACATTGCTTGATAGCGCCCCCGACATGCTTGCCACTGCCAACGCCATGTTGGCTGCACGTGGTCGTGCCCCAATCACCTTGATGCAACTACGTCCGGTGATTTCCAGAGGCACATTTAGGATTATTGCTGTGGCTTTCCCGGAACTGGATGCCGCAGCCATCCAGGGACTGATACCGGAGTTTCTCCAGCGTTATGAAGCACTGATTGGTAGCGTCTCCAAGCCATTCGATGGCGTTGAAATGATGCTTCATGCTCTGGAGTGCGCTGGGACGGTGTGGGGCATTGTTACCAACAAACCGGAGTTTTTAGCGCGGCTGATCTTACCGTTGCTGGGATGGACATCCCGTTGCGCCGTGCTGATCGGCGGAGATACCCTCGCCGAGCGTAAACCGCATCCCCTACCACTGTTGACGGCCGCTGAGCGTATTGGCGTCATGCCTACAGACTGTGTCTACGTGGGGGACGATGTCAGAGACATCCAGGCGGCACGTGCGGCGGGTATGCCCTCAATGGTTGCACTGTGGGGATATCGCTCCCATGAAGACAACCCCATGACCTGGCAGGCCGATACCCTGGTTGAACAACCCCACCTGTTGAGTCGGCCCGATGTTTGGCCCAGCACCTGA
- a CDS encoding phytoene/squalene synthase family protein — MTGSVALDSFLDKWLARWPQWSVAEVFIPELQRPLAMAWFTLLQEFEDVMNVAGDPLPADAKLAWWQQELMDWTAQRSRHPLGRLLEPVSAPWAVLADALPALQAARRRPDSFDQALLPLQPLVEAIAAVETVAFARIEGADRRALAVQWLDARHRAMGEAAAPAGVSLLAWRAQLLAAWPVKPTLVRPHRIWSCLLRLRLQREVLGQRGAPSPLRQLWQCWRAASGGD; from the coding sequence GTGACTGGCTCCGTTGCTCTGGATAGCTTCCTGGACAAGTGGCTGGCCCGCTGGCCGCAATGGTCAGTGGCCGAAGTGTTTATCCCTGAGCTGCAGCGGCCTCTGGCGATGGCATGGTTCACCCTGCTTCAAGAATTTGAAGATGTCATGAATGTCGCAGGCGACCCACTGCCAGCCGATGCCAAGCTTGCCTGGTGGCAGCAAGAACTGATGGACTGGACAGCGCAGCGCTCGCGGCATCCCCTCGGACGGTTGTTAGAGCCTGTCTCTGCACCCTGGGCCGTCTTAGCCGATGCCTTGCCCGCATTGCAGGCGGCACGCCGACGCCCTGATTCCTTTGACCAGGCCTTGCTGCCATTGCAACCGCTGGTAGAAGCCATCGCCGCAGTAGAAACGGTGGCGTTTGCTCGTATTGAAGGGGCTGACAGACGCGCGCTTGCAGTGCAATGGTTGGATGCCCGTCACCGCGCGATGGGCGAGGCGGCGGCCCCTGCCGGAGTTAGTCTCCTGGCATGGCGTGCACAACTGCTTGCTGCTTGGCCGGTGAAGCCCACATTGGTACGCCCGCACAGGATCTGGTCGTGTCTGCTGCGGCTACGCTTGCAGCGTGAAGTGCTGGGGCAGCGCGGCGCCCCATCGCCATTACGGCAACTCTGGCAGTGCTGGCGTGCTGCCAGCGGTGGAGACTGA
- a CDS encoding glycoside hydrolase family 28 protein — translation MNLDRFLPLVFGLHCFAAMGGTADVFRVSQLSSSDLSEPVSVKTLWGEVQRPSLPTHVCTVLPARLTPKHGSIDALDANPKVSKPDTKRLQDAIDDCPAGSAVKLVIDSHRKSGFLSGPLHLKSGVTLWIDEGVTLFASRNPKDYDKGNGTCGTATSTHEFSCMPLISAINTTGSGIVGGGVIDGRGGSILTGGKYARQRTWWDLAYQNKRHALHQQVPRLIQIRGGNDFTLYRVAIENAPNFHVVADTVSGVTAWGIRILTPSLVYTTPGYHCPPGTTPDVVTPATCFTPDTVKNTDGFDPGQSNHVLLAYSYISTGDDHVAIKARGKMPSYALSFLHNHFGYGHGMSIGSDTESGVHDMEVSDLSIDGFDSPNSNGLQMKSDADHGGVVDHVTYSKICMRRLKRPLAFDTFYKPSNGNSYPLFKNIVLQDIHVLESPVFGAGQLLFMGILGSGNNLPMTLSMDNVVFDGFLPTLIAPPSSVVFANPQAVHFHFGPGPVSFAPLITPSVAYDVTVSGSPGVGNPYDCSAAFINFSSVFPDSPI, via the coding sequence ATGAACCTTGACCGTTTCCTCCCCCTAGTGTTTGGACTGCACTGTTTTGCCGCAATGGGCGGCACTGCTGATGTCTTTCGAGTGTCACAGCTGTCCTCATCAGATCTTTCCGAGCCGGTATCGGTGAAAACGCTATGGGGCGAGGTGCAACGTCCCAGCCTACCTACCCACGTGTGTACGGTATTGCCTGCGCGCCTGACTCCTAAACATGGCTCCATTGACGCACTCGATGCCAATCCAAAGGTTTCCAAGCCTGATACCAAGCGTTTACAGGATGCCATTGATGATTGTCCCGCCGGTAGCGCGGTCAAACTAGTGATCGACAGTCATCGCAAATCCGGCTTTTTGAGTGGGCCGTTGCACTTGAAATCTGGGGTGACGTTGTGGATTGACGAGGGTGTTACGCTGTTTGCATCGCGCAACCCCAAGGATTACGACAAAGGCAATGGTACGTGCGGTACTGCAACGTCAACTCATGAGTTCAGTTGTATGCCTTTGATCTCCGCGATCAACACCACCGGTAGCGGTATCGTGGGTGGGGGTGTCATTGATGGGCGTGGCGGTAGCATTTTGACTGGCGGTAAGTATGCTCGGCAGCGTACCTGGTGGGACCTGGCCTATCAGAACAAGCGCCATGCACTGCATCAACAGGTACCACGGTTGATCCAAATCAGGGGCGGTAACGACTTCACGTTGTACCGTGTTGCCATCGAAAATGCACCTAACTTCCATGTGGTTGCTGATACGGTTAGCGGTGTCACCGCATGGGGCATCCGCATCCTGACCCCAAGCTTGGTCTATACCACGCCGGGGTACCACTGTCCGCCCGGTACCACGCCGGATGTTGTGACGCCGGCGACATGCTTTACCCCGGACACGGTCAAGAACACCGATGGCTTTGATCCTGGGCAATCAAACCACGTGCTGCTAGCGTACTCCTACATCAGCACTGGGGATGACCACGTTGCCATCAAAGCGCGGGGCAAGATGCCAAGCTACGCTCTGAGCTTCTTACACAACCACTTTGGCTATGGACATGGCATGTCCATCGGTAGCGACACCGAGTCAGGTGTACACGATATGGAAGTCAGTGATTTGAGTATCGACGGCTTTGACAGCCCTAACAGCAATGGTTTGCAGATGAAATCTGATGCCGATCATGGCGGAGTGGTCGACCATGTCACCTACTCCAAAATATGCATGCGTCGTCTGAAACGTCCGCTGGCGTTTGACACCTTCTACAAACCTTCCAACGGGAATTCTTATCCACTCTTCAAAAATATCGTGCTGCAAGATATTCATGTGCTTGAAAGTCCTGTCTTTGGTGCTGGTCAGCTGCTTTTCATGGGGATCCTGGGCAGTGGGAATAATCTGCCAATGACGCTGAGCATGGATAACGTCGTATTCGACGGTTTTTTGCCAACATTGATAGCGCCTCCCAGCAGTGTCGTATTCGCCAATCCGCAGGCAGTGCATTTTCACTTCGGTCCCGGTCCGGTCAGTTTCGCTCCTTTGATTACCCCCTCGGTTGCTTACGATGTGACTGTGAGTGGAAGTCCAGGTGTGGGCAACCCATACGATTGTTCGGCGGCATTTATCAATTTTTCCAGCGTATTTCCTGATTCGCCTATCTAA
- the metX gene encoding homoserine O-acetyltransferase MetX — translation MTEFIPPGSLFHALSSPFAMKRGGQLHHARIAYETWGRLNAGATNAILIMPGLSPNAHAAHHDSNAEPGWWESMLGPGKPIDTDRWFVICVNSLGSCKGSTGPASYNPITQAMYRLDFPALSIEDGANAAIEVVHALGIKQLASLIGNSMGGMTALAILLLHPDIARSHINISGSAQALPFSIAIRSLQREAIRLDPHWKQGHYDDTHYPESGLRIARKLGVITYRSALEWDGRFGRVRLDSDQTNDTPFGLEFQIENYLESHAHRFVHTFDPNCYLYLSRSMDWFDVAEYANGDIIAGLARIRIQRALAIGSHTDILFPIQQQQQIAEGLRRGGTHATFLGLDSPQGHDAFLVDIAGFGPPVKEFLDEL, via the coding sequence ATGACCGAATTTATCCCTCCGGGCAGCCTATTCCATGCGCTCTCCTCTCCATTTGCGATGAAGCGTGGCGGACAACTCCACCACGCCCGCATCGCTTACGAAACATGGGGCCGCCTCAATGCCGGCGCCACCAATGCCATTCTGATCATGCCTGGCTTATCACCCAATGCACATGCCGCACACCATGACAGCAATGCTGAGCCAGGCTGGTGGGAGTCAATGCTAGGTCCAGGCAAACCCATCGACACAGACCGTTGGTTCGTGATCTGTGTCAACTCACTTGGTAGCTGCAAAGGATCGACTGGCCCTGCATCGTACAACCCCATCACGCAGGCCATGTATCGTTTGGACTTTCCAGCACTGTCAATCGAAGACGGGGCCAATGCCGCAATTGAAGTGGTACATGCACTGGGCATCAAGCAACTTGCCAGCCTGATCGGCAATTCAATGGGGGGCATGACGGCACTGGCCATCCTGCTGTTACATCCAGATATTGCCCGCAGCCACATCAACATCTCAGGCAGCGCGCAGGCATTACCGTTTTCCATCGCCATTCGCTCGCTACAACGCGAGGCGATCCGCCTGGACCCCCATTGGAAGCAGGGACACTACGACGACACCCACTACCCGGAATCGGGGCTACGCATCGCACGCAAACTCGGGGTGATCACCTACCGCTCCGCGCTGGAATGGGACGGGCGTTTTGGCCGGGTACGCTTGGATTCGGACCAAACCAACGACACACCATTCGGACTGGAATTCCAAATTGAAAACTACTTGGAAAGCCATGCGCACCGCTTCGTGCACACCTTCGACCCAAACTGCTACCTGTACCTGAGCCGCTCCATGGACTGGTTCGACGTGGCCGAGTACGCCAATGGAGACATTATTGCCGGACTGGCCAGGATCCGAATCCAACGCGCACTCGCCATCGGTAGCCATACCGACATCCTCTTTCCAATACAACAGCAACAACAAATTGCCGAAGGGCTACGCCGTGGCGGTACACACGCCACCTTCCTGGGCCTTGACTCACCGCAGGGACATGATGCATTCCTTGTAGATATCGCAGGATTTGGCCCTCCAGTGAAGGAATTTCTGGACGAACTGTGA
- a CDS encoding tetratricopeptide repeat protein, producing the protein MLKPLWPQARGTLAMSLLLLSLAAAALYTLVGTPQALQPAQIAAPQTLDAAIAQLRDTLHQHPERIEGWMLLGHALRQQQRFGEAQKAFTEAARRAPNNPDILMATAEIRMHMAPNQRLDAEAIGLLKHVLILQPRHQRARWFLGMAYRQAGDAAAAVATWEPLLSVVDTATARSLGEQIALAQHDAHVAAQPHQSHPHQ; encoded by the coding sequence GTGCTAAAACCACTGTGGCCCCAAGCACGCGGCACCCTGGCAATGTCATTACTCCTGCTGAGTCTTGCTGCCGCCGCACTGTATACCTTGGTCGGCACCCCACAGGCATTACAACCGGCCCAGATCGCCGCACCGCAGACCCTTGATGCAGCCATTGCACAACTGCGTGACACCTTGCATCAGCATCCAGAACGGATAGAAGGCTGGATGCTACTGGGACACGCACTGCGCCAACAACAGCGTTTTGGCGAAGCACAGAAGGCCTTTACAGAAGCCGCGCGACGCGCCCCAAACAATCCCGATATTTTGATGGCTACTGCAGAAATACGGATGCACATGGCACCAAACCAACGCCTTGACGCCGAAGCAATCGGCCTCCTCAAACACGTCTTGATCTTGCAACCCCGGCACCAACGCGCCCGCTGGTTTCTCGGCATGGCATACCGCCAAGCCGGCGATGCCGCCGCCGCAGTAGCAACCTGGGAACCGCTGCTGAGCGTCGTCGACACCGCAACCGCCCGCAGCCTAGGCGAACAGATCGCCCTAGCACAGCACGATGCCCACGTAGCAGCACAGCCACATCAATCGCACCCACATCAATAA
- a CDS encoding cytochrome c-type biogenesis protein, with amino-acid sequence MKHARALLLCAALPFAIQAQLRSDPTPLHYRDTAEATRFHTLTAELRCVQCPNQSLADSQAPIAQDLRHQVLSLMHQGHSDAQIKQFMVDRYGLFVLYHPPLQYTTLALWFGPLLLLLIGVTVVTGVIRRYRAPPPPSDNRTTR; translated from the coding sequence ATGAAACACGCACGTGCACTTCTGCTATGTGCGGCATTGCCCTTTGCCATCCAAGCACAGCTAAGGAGCGATCCAACACCACTCCACTATCGCGATACCGCCGAAGCAACCCGTTTTCACACCCTCACCGCAGAACTACGCTGCGTGCAATGCCCAAACCAGTCACTGGCTGATTCTCAAGCCCCAATCGCCCAAGACCTGCGGCATCAAGTGTTGTCACTGATGCACCAAGGTCACAGCGACGCACAAATCAAACAATTTATGGTGGATCGCTACGGCCTCTTCGTGCTGTACCACCCACCATTGCAGTACACCACCCTGGCACTGTGGTTCGGTCCACTGCTCTTACTACTCATCGGCGTGACCGTGGTTACAGGGGTGATCCGGCGCTACCGCGCACCCCCACCGCCCTCAGACAACCGCACCACCAGGTGA
- a CDS encoding DsbE family thiol:disulfide interchange protein, whose amino-acid sequence MSDSPRRFPTPLLLTGVMGVLILIALLTFTLMRSWDNASDQSALLGKPAPNFSLPLLHDPSLQISNTDLAGAPYLLHVWGSWCAACATEQPVLTHFALSKRVRVIGYNWKDRREDALQWLEQLGNPYLAVVSDPEGKTAIDWGVTAAPTTFLIDGRGIVRWHHKGALNQQMIEHKLLPILADIEHSPTAAPALHQAP is encoded by the coding sequence ATGTCTGATTCACCCCGCCGCTTTCCCACCCCGCTACTCCTTACAGGTGTCATGGGAGTGCTGATCCTGATCGCACTGCTCACCTTCACATTAATGCGCTCCTGGGATAACGCATCGGACCAATCGGCACTACTCGGGAAACCAGCGCCAAACTTCTCACTCCCACTGCTGCATGACCCGTCACTGCAAATCAGCAACACCGACTTAGCCGGTGCCCCCTACCTGTTGCATGTCTGGGGCAGCTGGTGTGCCGCCTGCGCCACCGAACAGCCCGTACTGACGCACTTTGCACTCAGCAAGCGGGTACGCGTGATTGGCTACAACTGGAAAGACCGGCGGGAAGATGCCTTGCAATGGCTCGAACAACTCGGCAACCCGTATTTGGCCGTGGTGTCTGATCCAGAAGGCAAAACCGCTATAGATTGGGGCGTGACCGCCGCACCAACAACATTCTTGATTGACGGACGTGGGATCGTACGCTGGCATCACAAAGGCGCCCTGAATCAGCAGATGATCGAACACAAACTACTACCGATCCTTGCCGATATCGAACACTCACCCACCGCCGCACCCGCATTGCATCAGGCACCATGA
- a CDS encoding heme lyase CcmF/NrfE family subunit, protein MLPEFGQILLILALLTALLQGLLPLIGAQRRRTAWMAVARPAAYVQLSLLASAFALLTYAFLGNDFSVQYVAENSHSLLPTLYRSTAVWGAHEGSLLLWVLLLAGWTASVALRSHTLPATLSARILGVLGLIALGFLALILFTSNPFARLLPAVPEGNDLNPLLQDPGMILHPPLLYAGYIGLAVPFAFAVAVLLEGRIEPAWLRWSRPWTNIAWALLTLGIALGSWWAYYELGWGGWWFWDPVENASFMPWLIGVALIHSQAITDKRGSFTQWTLLLAITAFALALLGTFLVRSSVLTSVHAFAADPVRGTFILLLIFTLIGGALLLYARRAPQLTPVTMDMQQRFTPVSRETLLLLNNLLLTCACAMVLLGTLYPLLADALALGQLSVGPPYFGPLFTLLMTPLIVLLPLGPFTRWQREHPSTPLVLLAPWAALSLVVAALAGIATPQHHWKTMLSVAAAAWVLLGTLRFLWWHWRTTESRPTPSTLGMVLAHAGIGVFLTGALLVETLSLQREIALTPGQTLTLGPITLHFDAILEHHGPNYVADRAQFSLLRNTHPLGTLTTEKRRYVSGGQVTTEVGIHPGALGDIYVALGESLGNGSWAIQAHYKPFVRWIWLGAALMALGGLIAAADRRFRHHPESSHV, encoded by the coding sequence ATGCTGCCTGAGTTTGGCCAGATCCTCCTGATCCTCGCCCTGCTGACAGCACTGCTGCAGGGACTGCTTCCCCTGATTGGCGCCCAGCGCCGCCGCACTGCTTGGATGGCCGTTGCACGCCCAGCCGCCTATGTGCAACTGAGCCTGCTCGCTAGCGCATTCGCACTGCTCACCTATGCCTTCCTCGGCAACGACTTCTCCGTCCAGTACGTCGCCGAAAACTCTCATTCACTGCTACCCACCCTCTACCGCTCTACCGCCGTGTGGGGTGCCCACGAAGGATCCCTCCTACTCTGGGTATTACTCCTGGCAGGATGGACCGCCAGCGTCGCCTTACGTTCCCACACCCTCCCAGCCACCCTGAGCGCACGCATCCTTGGCGTCCTGGGCCTGATTGCACTCGGCTTCCTCGCACTGATCCTCTTCACCTCCAACCCATTCGCACGTCTCCTGCCTGCCGTCCCAGAAGGGAACGACCTCAACCCGTTGCTGCAAGATCCCGGAATGATTCTGCATCCCCCCCTGTTATATGCCGGCTACATCGGTTTGGCGGTACCATTCGCCTTTGCCGTCGCGGTCCTGCTGGAAGGACGGATAGAGCCAGCCTGGCTACGCTGGAGCCGACCTTGGACCAACATCGCCTGGGCACTGCTGACCTTGGGCATTGCCCTGGGCAGCTGGTGGGCCTATTACGAACTCGGCTGGGGCGGCTGGTGGTTCTGGGACCCAGTGGAAAACGCCAGCTTCATGCCTTGGCTCATCGGTGTCGCACTGATTCATTCCCAAGCGATCACCGACAAACGCGGCAGCTTCACCCAATGGACACTCCTGCTCGCAATCACCGCCTTTGCACTAGCACTGCTTGGCACATTCCTCGTTCGCTCAAGCGTACTGACCTCAGTCCATGCCTTTGCTGCTGATCCGGTACGCGGCACGTTTATTCTGCTGCTCATCTTCACGTTGATTGGCGGCGCACTGCTGCTGTATGCACGGCGTGCACCGCAGCTCACCCCCGTCACAATGGACATGCAACAACGCTTTACACCCGTCTCACGCGAAACCCTATTACTGCTCAACAACCTATTGCTGACCTGCGCCTGTGCGATGGTACTGCTAGGCACCCTCTATCCCCTGCTGGCCGATGCACTGGCACTGGGTCAACTTTCAGTCGGCCCACCCTACTTCGGCCCCCTATTCACCCTGCTGATGACACCACTAATCGTCTTACTGCCATTGGGTCCATTCACCCGATGGCAACGCGAACACCCCTCAACACCCCTCGTATTGCTGGCCCCTTGGGCCGCACTGAGCCTGGTTGTCGCCGCACTGGCTGGCATCGCCACACCACAACACCATTGGAAAACCATGCTCAGCGTGGCCGCGGCAGCATGGGTACTCCTAGGAACCCTCCGCTTCCTCTGGTGGCACTGGCGCACCACCGAATCCCGTCCCACCCCCAGCACCCTGGGCATGGTCCTGGCACACGCCGGAATTGGCGTCTTCCTCACTGGTGCGCTGTTAGTTGAAACACTCAGCCTACAACGTGAAATTGCACTCACCCCTGGCCAGACACTCACCCTCGGCCCCATCACCCTACACTTTGATGCCATCCTCGAACACCACGGCCCCAACTACGTGGCTGATCGCGCCCAATTCAGCCTATTACGCAACACGCATCCCCTGGGCACCCTGACGACAGAAAAACGCCGCTATGTCAGTGGCGGCCAAGTCACCACCGAAGTTGGCATCCATCCTGGAGCGCTCGGTGATATTTACGTCGCCTTAGGAGAATCGCTCGGCAATGGGTCATGGGCAATTCAGGCACACTACAAACCATTCGTCCGCTGGATCTGGCTGGGCGCAGCACTGATGGCCCTGGGCGGGCTGATCGCTGCTGCTGATCGCCGGTTCCGCCACCACCCGGAGTCATCGCATGTCTGA
- the ccmE gene encoding cytochrome c maturation protein CcmE, which produces MNARRRLWSVLMLILAVGTAATLTIMALRHNLTYLYMPSEVLRGDTAQQTHFRLGGIVEKGSFQRTSGTLNTRFIVTDGNARLQVRYARILPDLFREGQAIVATGQMQHGTFIAENILARHNETYTPRQLANKMQPTPTQHTHLDTPIAETTP; this is translated from the coding sequence ATGAATGCACGCCGCCGCCTTTGGAGTGTCCTGATGCTGATACTGGCCGTCGGAACCGCAGCCACCCTCACTATCATGGCGTTGCGACACAACCTCACATACCTATACATGCCCTCAGAAGTACTACGTGGCGACACGGCACAGCAAACACATTTCAGACTCGGCGGCATCGTAGAAAAAGGATCATTCCAACGCACCTCCGGCACCCTGAACACCCGCTTCATCGTCACCGATGGCAACGCACGCCTCCAAGTACGCTATGCCCGCATCCTCCCAGACCTGTTCCGCGAAGGCCAAGCAATCGTCGCAACCGGACAGATGCAACATGGCACCTTCATTGCAGAAAACATCTTGGCACGGCACAACGAAACCTATACACCGCGGCAACTGGCCAACAAAATGCAACCCACACCTACGCAACACACCCACCTAGATACCCCCATCGCCGAAACAACACCTTGA
- a CDS encoding heme exporter protein CcmD — MTHLPYVTGAYAVFILILLWDWLAARRQLHTAQRLAQHLHKCRNTPAINNTPTQ; from the coding sequence ATGACCCACCTCCCCTATGTCACCGGCGCGTATGCCGTATTCATCCTCATCCTCCTATGGGACTGGCTCGCCGCACGCCGCCAACTCCACACTGCACAGCGACTTGCACAGCATTTACACAAATGCCGCAACACACCTGCCATCAACAACACACCGACACAATGA
- the ccmC gene encoding heme ABC transporter permease CcmC: MNTFVHTLHRLSSPQTFDQFAARWAPRCYCTALILMIPALWQALIVLPPEHYMGDSVRIVYLHVPSAWMSLFIFGLMALYAAIALVWRIKLCEILAMACAPSGAAFTLITLLTGSLWGRSTWGTFWDWDPRLTSELILLFLYLGVIGLYHTIEDRRTAARTAGLLAIVGTALLPVIRYSVLWWNSLHQGQTLRLFGTSSMYGITTVWLMVAATQCWFLGSLLRRARAENLRWNANQHWVTAHLESPR, encoded by the coding sequence ATGAACACCTTTGTCCATACACTGCATCGGCTCAGCTCACCGCAGACGTTCGACCAATTCGCCGCCCGCTGGGCACCCCGATGCTATTGCACCGCACTGATCCTGATGATTCCCGCACTGTGGCAAGCCCTGATCGTCTTGCCACCAGAACACTACATGGGCGACAGCGTACGCATCGTCTATCTCCATGTCCCCAGTGCATGGATGAGCCTGTTCATATTCGGACTGATGGCACTGTACGCAGCAATCGCCTTGGTATGGCGCATCAAATTGTGCGAGATCCTCGCAATGGCATGCGCCCCCAGCGGTGCCGCCTTCACCCTCATCACCTTACTGACCGGAAGCCTGTGGGGTCGTAGCACCTGGGGTACCTTCTGGGACTGGGATCCCCGCCTGACAAGCGAACTAATCCTCCTATTCCTCTATTTGGGCGTGATCGGCCTCTACCACACTATCGAAGACCGCCGCACCGCAGCACGCACCGCCGGACTCCTTGCCATCGTCGGCACCGCACTGCTACCCGTCATCCGTTACTCCGTCCTCTGGTGGAACTCCCTACATCAAGGGCAAACCCTGCGCCTCTTTGGCACATCAAGCATGTACGGCATCACCACAGTGTGGCTGATGGTGGCAGCCACCCAATGCTGGTTCCTTGGCTCACTGCTACGCCGCGCCCGTGCCGAAAACCTACGCTGGAACGCCAACCAACACTGGGTCACCGCACACCTGGAGTCACCCCGATGA